In a single window of the Bactrocera dorsalis isolate Fly_Bdor chromosome 2, ASM2337382v1, whole genome shotgun sequence genome:
- the LOC105223644 gene encoding beta-1,4-galactosyltransferase 7, whose amino-acid sequence MKKKDTMLSIGTINWLFVCGLAFCLGGVVVLSFMPLGSDCICPLSRGQKKTSSALYNVHSELDGTELKAEHKLAVLVPFRDRFEELLQFVPHMTKFLTRQGIVHKIFLLNQVDRYRFNRASLINVGFRFTSEVYDYIAMHDVDLLPMNDALLYKYPSATGPHHIAAPELHPKYHYETFVGGILLVRCEHFKQVNGMSNKYWGWGLEDDEFYVRIRDAGLRVTRPENINTGVNDTFSHIHNRYHRKRDTQKCFNQKEVTRKRDRQTGLNTLNYKILKVHDVSIDGISITVLNILLECDIKETPWCDCSGNAAAASAVST is encoded by the exons ATGAAAAAGAAAGATACAATGCTATCAATAGGAACTATCAACTGGCTATTTGTGTGTGGACTGGCATTTTGTTTAGGAGGAGTAGTTGTGTTGAGTTTCATGCCTTTGGGTTCAG atTGCATATGTCCACTTAGCCGCGGTCAAAAGAAGACAAGCTCCGCATTGTACAATGTGCATTCTGAGTTAGATGGCACTGAGCTGAAAGCGGAGCACAAGTTAGCTGTGTTAGTGCCATTTCGTGATCGATTCGAAGAATTGCTTCAATTTGTGCCACACATGACAAAGTTCCTTACACGCCAGGGAATAgttcacaaaatatttctacTAAATCAAGTAGACCGGTATCGGTTTAACCGTGCGTCACTTATAAATGTTGGTTTTCGTTTCACAAGTGAAGTGTACGACTATATTGCAATGCATGATGTGGACTTATTGCCGATGAACGACGCCTTGCTTTATAAATATCCCAGCGCAACTGGACCACACCATATAGCAGCGCCTGAATTACATCCCAAGTATCATTACGAAACATTTGTAGGTGGTATTTTGTTGGTACGTTGTGAACACTTTAAACAAGTTAATGGGATGTCAAATAAATACTGGGGTTGGGGCTTGGAAGATGACGAATTCTATGTGCGTATTAGAGACGCTGGTCTAAGAGTCACGCGACCAGAGAATATTAACACTGGAGTCAACGACACATTTag TCATATACATAATCGTTATCATCGCAAACGTGATACACAAAAGTGTTTTAATCAAAAAGAAGTTACTCGTAAACGTGATCGACAAACAGGTCTGAATACATTAAACTATAAAATACTGAAAGTCCATGATGTGTCAATAGATGGTATCTCGATAACTGTTTTGAATATTCTGCTCGAATGTGACATTAAAGAAACACCGTGGTGTGATTGTTCTGGTAATGCCGCAGCCGCTTCTGCGGTGTCCACATGA